From the genome of Nicotiana tabacum cultivar K326 chromosome 17, ASM71507v2, whole genome shotgun sequence:
TAATGATGGAGTCGATGGATCATCTACATTTTTCTTCTCCAAATTTACAGAATTACCTAACTGTGTTTGTTGCGTCTTCAATATGAATAAGaattagggtgtgtttggtatgaaggaaaatattttcatgaaaaatgagtggttttgtcacttattttttcttatttggttagtgagtggaaaatattttccgaaaaatattttctagtatttggttaagagtagaaaatatttttttatgctattCTCCTCACCCCTCCCTCCCCCTCTTCCCCCAAGTctttaaaaattcacacaaacccaaaagAACTAATGTGCTACTTTACATTTTTATGCAAAAACAACGTTGAAATTTGTGTTCCATAACTAAAAAGATAATactctttttttggttgaaaaagaaagtactctttctacaacatgaaaataaagtatctattttattgaaataaaagaaaatactttttctacatcatgaaaataaaatactcattttgttgaaatgaaaaaaaaaatctatctataatatgaaaagaaagtactattaataatatttttatttaggccGGGGATGGGTTGGTGGGTATTAGTGGGGATGGGAAATATGGTGAAAAAAtttgagaaggagttttgaaaaatgttttcccttctcttgatagagaaaatatttttcaaaatatttaggTCATCCAAAAATTTGTTATGACATGCTAATGTAACTATGACATTCGGCTTTCCTCTTTTTCATGATGGTACTTTGCTTTGTAACATTTGCTTTGGGTGTATTATAAACCTAAAGCTTGTGAtagaccttttttttttttttaataatttcatctctgttatgaaaataattataatatggatgtccatttattactccgctatagataatcttcctaaAGAAGATTATCCGTTTGGTACtctattgaagtttatctactagcagctgatgcaggcaggttgtaAGTAACTCAATGAAATAATTTGTAGCAtattcttattaaacaggcaggttgcaaacAGCTCATGCAGACAGTTTACAAGCAACTCAAGAAAAGTCTCGCagttgcttcctttcttctataaatagaggagatttcagttcattatgtacatgagtttgaagttgaataatatatcaatctctctctatacttatcttcggtttatttactttacagtttttattttacaacacgttatcagcacgagactctgccattttgagcacttacttcgAACTTGTTCATCTCCTATTAATTTCTATTTCAGTGTTCATCTTCGATGTAAGGCGACGCTCTTACGTCCGTGGTTAGATCTTGTTCATTCCTAGCATCATAAGGCAGATTATATCCTTGAGGATGGTGAGTTTTTCTTCTTGGCAGTAGTGATGTAGATATCACTTACATATGGAGTGGCCAAATTTGTGTAATTTAATTTGagccttttgcttatattttaatatctttatcatcgcTTCCTTGGTTATATATTACGTATACAAtacctattttggtatttgtttttatccttattatcttaataaaggattacaaagtagataacattgttagatccacttaaagtccagcagagtttgcaagaaatatacaaccaccagaagtgattatgtttcgtatatctcattgtaactaaattttgttaaccaccagaagtggtatatgcgtatgaccaccagaagtgataatttaggctttttatggttacaattaaagataagctagagaaatattctctatattacatgcacgcctcgatttgctcatgaagtagtaaatattttaaaagaggttgaagtatcacaatttgatgtgattaatgcgtattcagataattatgttcgatttcctgaaggatgagaattttttataaatattaatccattccctgaagtgaatgtgataatattaataaagttGTAAATATGAACGTGCTcttgatgtaaatatattacaattcacctccagaagagttaatatgattgagagaatatatactcaatatttcgtattttaaatttgctcctgaagaagtaacacaattaaaattttctcttgaaatagaaaaatattttgaagcaGTGTCTTTCtgtgcttaaacaaaataatgagctattcaaggttatttttgaagcacattttcattccctggagtgaatgaagaaataccacaactcaccttctgaagaggtagaataatagaggatataaatattatttttgtagcatAAAGATCATTGCCACACGTACCTGTTGTACGTAAAACATCTTTGATATATTGTGATTAGTTGTTATTAACTACCCCGAAGAAAATAACAACTCATGTAATGACTATGTGGTTGTCGCTTTAATATAAAATATTCATATGTTAATGGCGGTTCTCCTTGAAGGAGATATTTGTCACAAAATTGgtggtaaaaatattaaaattcttgATTTCTGAcatttattaatttagaattgtctttatattatttatttgattatgattttctctcgtgataccagaagtgtctgagcaatatttgattaCAAAATGTATCAAAAATTCCTGAAGAActaactgtttgtctagaagacacgTGACACCAGTAATGTCCGaataatattagattgtggataataaatgaaggctctcgaaaagcttatatacaaatatgtcattcatattatatgattatggtcaaaacatatgttgtagtaaacttGAAGTTTACTGATACAAatgactatcatattgagaccacaaatgattggaagattgaaaatcttcatgtttccacaatcatagggtgtaaaataatatatatgtgaGAAGCTACcggccttattctttaatttgtattACATCATGtttcacagtaaaccagaagtttattaatgcaaaagcagtcacagtaaaccagaagttttaCTGAGGCAAAAGTAGCTACTGTAAACCAGAAATTTACTGATATGAAAGTAGCCACAATAAATCAGAAGTTTATtgatgcaaaagtttatgccatagtaaaccagaattTTACTTAAAGTtagcacatgccatgataaacttgaagttttcatttgccatttttaaatgagctatttgagaattcagataagcatatactgaaaaactagaagatttttcaagaattctcttgtgttgcttgttctcataataaattgattataccatctaaagttgggactaaaacCCCTCaattctggaatatataaaaggtgaatatggacccattcacctatcatgtgaaccacttatagatgcatatatgataTGGTTAGATGCgtgtttattgtcaacctgcagtttggcatttgaaattgtctttctcaattaagagcataattttcagattataaAATCAAGATAGTTTATCTTGATGATGCTCGTTTATATCCAAGgtagtttagcattgaatacctcctattaatggctaaactattgcttatgagaacaaagcccCATGTGTTGGTCTatgattttctaaattgcatacaacaaTACTTGTATGCATCAtaccaacaaaatatgataagtcctcccctcacaattagtttaggatcagaaatcaagtatttttactatctaataacttttgatgtgtggtatatgattaatttctctaccacaatgtATAAAGACAGGTTTCCtaaagaagattggggatatgaGTTAGTTTTTTTAATATTTGTGGGATGGAATAAGTagctgaaaaatatgctatatgaatcgaattatcattaatatgatcctcacttagaacataattcaagtcaaatgcagaagcatttgctgatccaaaattaaatatcatatttcagctgcaaatgctcctattaaaattaaagtccctcaAGGATAAAGTTTATTGCACGCATGAAGCGTAGTAAACTGATCGGTTCCAAAGGCAACAATCATTGGAAATGATAGGAGcaattgatcaaaatgatcataatgagctctagaagagcccatgacataacatttcatgaaactccagaagaagttcatgtacctgaaaataaagaaagtgatgagatctcaacaagttatgtcactTGTAAACCTATACAAAATGATcatcgacgatatatttgatacaatatagtgcacaatattataAAAGATTATGAGGATCAGACctgtagtccagacacctgaagatgtTATGCCATTTAGATGCAAGCCATAACATGTATGACTCATTTGATCAAATTTATATaaatatccctgaaggatttaaaatgctagaagcatataattcaaagtctcaaAAAATATACTCAATTAGATTACAAAAATCTTTGTATGATTtaaaacaatcagggcgcatgtggtataatcgtttCACTAAATTGATGAatgaaggttatataaatgatggcATTTGTCCATGcgtttttacaaagaaaataacaTCAGAGGTGGTAATACTTACTGTATATGTTAATGACATAAATCTCataggaactccagaagagctccaaagggAAAAACTTTGTCTTAGTCTGTAAGTTGAATATTTAGCAGAAatgatctttatccatcaatctgtctATACAGAAaaggtcttaaaacgcttttacatggacaaagtgcgCCCATTAAGTACACTAAATGGGTGTTCGaccacttgaagtgaataaggatccgttctgacctccagaagaggatgaggaactccttggtcctgaaatactctatcttagtgcaattggtgcacttatgtgtcttgctaatgctaacaaaagtaaAACAGATcatattggttatgcagatgcaggttatttatctgatccccataaaactcgatctcaaatcgggtatgtgtttacatgtagatgtactgtcatatcatggcgctttACAAagtaatctattgttgctacttcttcaaatcatgctgagataatagatattcatgaagcaagtagggaatgcgtatggttgagatcaatgatttattttattcgagaaaaatgtttGTTGAAATGTGATAAAAACTCACAATATTATACGAacacaatgctgcatgcatagcccaattaaagagaggatttataaaaggagatagaacgatgcacatttcaccaaaattattctacacacatgatcttcagaaaaatggtgatatcgatgtgcaacaaatccgttcaagtgacaatccagcagatttgttcactaaatctttgccaacttcaacttttgagaagatggtatacaagattggaatgtagAGACTCAAATTTTTGGAgtaaggttttcatcagggggagtgaaatacacaatgtactcttttttccttactaaagtTTTTTCCATGGGAtttttcttgtaaggtttttaatgaggcatctagaattgcgtattactaaatatgtgtactctttttccttcactaggattttttccatcggggtttttcctagtaagattttaacgaggcacaatatattttaatgaacatccaagggggagtgttatgaaaataattataatgtggatgtccatttattactctgctatagataatcttcctgaaaaaGATTATCCGTTTGGTACTCTATTGAAATTTATCTAttagcagctgatgcaggcaggttgcaagtaactcaatgaaatgatttgcaacatcttcttattaaacaggcaggttgcaagcagctcatgcagacaacttacaagcagctcaaAAAAAGCTTCGCAACTGCTtccttttcttctataaataaaggagattttagttcattatgtacatgagtttgaagttgaataatataccaatctctctctatacttgtcttcggtTTATTTActtacagtttttattttataacaatctCCTATTTTACTTTTTCTTCAAAATAGTGATAGCAGGGTGCATTTCGTTCTTATTCCTATAATTATCGAACTTTAAACTATCTCTATTCAAAcacataattatttatttataaaattaattttactatttaaaacaatactttatatttttatctacTACATCACTTAAGAGCCCGTTTTGATTGACTTAAAAAAAGTGTCGTTTCAGCAGAAAtaacttttaagccaaaaaacAATAAGTTGGGGTTGCCTAACTTAATTGCTTTTAGTTTTTTTAAGCCGTTTTAAACTTATTTTATACTTTTTAACTTtgtcaaatactaaaaaaaattaaaaaacttaAAAGCTGATTTAACCGAACTTAAAAACCAATCTAAACATCTCGTGAATCAAAGACAAACTCAAatagaaagaacaaaaaaaagggGTAATGGAGTATGTGTTCGTAGAATAGAGGGTTAAAAGTTTTGTAATTAAAACTTTAGGtgtactttttttattttcacaTTTTATTTCCATATACCCTGTGTATCATCTCTTCAGTCTCCCGTCTCCTACAACTCTCAAACTTAAATACTTTCAGAGACCTCGCCGCGCCTTTGGCGGCTGTAAGAAATCGCCGGTGATTCCCCCGTCCACTGCCTTGCCGCCTCTCTCCCATATTCTCGTTGAGTGGAGTGCTCaagtcttctttttcttctacttCTACAGTTCTCGGTAAAGTTTCTGGTTAATGTTTAACTTTGTTCCTATGGTAAAGTTTCTgccttttttctatttctttttagaATAATTTTTTCCTAATTTGGAATCCAGATTTCTAAGAGAGGAAGATGGGAGCCAAGGACTTGCAGAAGGagctaaagaaaaagaagaacaaagatGCGGAATCCCTGACTATAAACTCTAACCTTGTTCAAAATGGTATTATTACCAAagtttctctctttctctttcttccaaCTAATAAACCCCAAGTAGCAACAAAGTCACATTTTGAGTTTGAATCTCAGTGCACTGCTAACCTATTGGGCTTACCTATGTGTTATAAATATAATAGTGAACAATTGAAACATATTCAACCTAATCTGTGGAAAAAAAAGAATCTTTTTTATAGTTTGTTGAGAAGTAGTATTACATTCGAAGCTGTTTTCTCAGGGTTTCGAGCTGCCTCTGAATTTGTTTTACTACTGCTGCTTGGGTTCCTAATAGGTTGAACAGTATGGTCTTTAattgatcttcatcttcttgttTATGTCGAAAGCATAATTCAATTGCTTCTGATTTTTCATAGCAACATTTCAAACTGACTAATAAACTCAGTATCTCTAATAATCAGCAACTACCACCCCATCTTAAATCCCTGTCATTCAGGAACCTGCAAATTGTCAAGTGCTGTAATTAGATACTATATTATATCTGAGCGAGGAGTTGAGAAGACTGAGTTTAGTAGACTTTCCTCGACAGCACTATTATACTATAATTGGATTTTTGCTCCTTCTCCACTATTTGCATTGGCAAGCAGTCACTTCTGCTCGTTGCATACAAcacttcaagtttcaagtaaTTATAGATGGAAGAATCATCACAATATACTCCACAAATTAGTAATCTCAATGAACTAGGAAAGGTTTTCTTTAACatttcaaattaattatgacttaTGAGCCTATCCACTTGCTCACACTCAGTTTCAGGATTAGTATTGAGCTTCCTCATTCTATTATAATTGAGCTGTGCAACATTTCTTTTCCTACTCATTAGCATAGTAGTATTAGGTTCCACATGCAACAGCAAACTTGAAATCCTAATTCCCTGGAAATTTCCAGGAATGCTGGTTATTAGCCATAAACAGACTTTTCCACTTAGATACTAGATTCTGTGGCAAGATTCAAACCGGTGATGTGTGCCACCCATCATTGTTGTGCTCTTACCACTATACTAAATCCCTGGGGCATTGCCATGAGGTTTATCTTGTTTGCTTTTATTCAGTTTTCCATATTGAGGTCTTGTCTTATGAAGAAACTCTGGGAGGTTCAGTTGCAATATGGCTCTATCTCCTCTAGAGGgggcttttcttttcctcttAGGAATATTGCAGGTGGATGAAAGTCCCAATATATTTTTTCTGGGCTCACCACTCACTTGTGTATGAAGCAAATGTCTTCTATGCACTAGTATCAGCACTCTTCATAGATGCCCTGAAAAAGGACAGTAATTATAGATATGGGGTTCAACATTATCTATAGTGTCTCGATGAGCCAAGATGTTGTAGTAAAGAGCCCAAAGATTAGTTGAACTAGAAACAAAGTTTTTTCTTATAGGATCTTTTGGATTTCTTCACTCATTTCCTTGTTTATTCATCATCTTTTTCTATGTTTAGTATTTACTTGACAACAATGCTGATTTATGCCCTTTTGTTGTAGAGGAAAATTTTGCTAAGGTAACAGAAGAAAAGaataggaagaagaagaaactgaCACTGCAAAACAGAAGAAGCAAGGATGAAATAGATGAATGCCATCTATCATATGATAAAGGTAGTGGTCtggaaaatttaattaatattttatttcggAGCATAAATTGCTGGGATTGGCCTGTATGATTATTGAGGTTTTTAGAAGATGATTTAGATAATGCAGatggggaaaagaaaaagagcaaatCATCAAAgcagaaaaagaggaaaaatgacACACTTGCTGAAAGTGGTGTAGTTGATCAATCTAATAACGTAGAGGATGGACTTGGTCAAGAAAATACCTTATCGAGTGAACCTGATAAGccggagaaaagaaaatcgaagggaaagaagagaaaaagcgAAAAGAAAGCTGGGAAAACTGAGGGTAATGATTTCTCAAAACGACAAAAAGGTATGGAGAAAATAGATTCTCGAGTTTTCATATTTctgtttctttatttattaatcaTGTACGtcaaatttaaaacaagtgaggAACTAAACGATGTTGAGTAATTAGTGTAAGTAAATAAACTTTCTCTCAAGCAGGCGGTGTGTATCACTTGCTGGCATGCCTTAGTGTCTAAATATGTTAGCATCTAAACAATCGAAAAGTTTCACATGTTGAACATAATGAAGTGAAGTCCTTTACCTGATCAAAGAACAAGAGAAAGAAGTGAAGTTTGATTGTTCTTCCCAAAAATACATTTTTTTCAAGGAAACAATAACAGTTTTGTACTTTCCTAGGAgtctattaaaatatttaaaagcttaTGAGTATTGCATTAGAAACACTTAGCACTTTTAAACCATATGGTTTGACGGAGAGAGCACTCCAAATGCTGGAAGATAGTGAAATATAACTTATATCAATTGAAATGAATTACACTTGCTTCAGTTATATGCAACCTACTTATTGTACAAGTATGTGAGGTTATAAATTCATAATTATACCCAACAACCATCACACGCTTTAATTTATTGGCAATCTTTTGATGTTATTCATCAAACAAAATATTTGATGTTGATGATTTATAACTTCTGCAAGACTGTCTATCTCCCCTAGGCAAGTCAAAAGAGCCCCACAAAATTGTTGAGAAGGATCGTCCATCTTCAATAGCTGAGGATGATTTGTCTGAGAAGACAGAACAAGCTGAAGATGAAGAGATTTATGAGCTATCTTCAGGGGATGAGGATTACTCTAAAGGAGTGAGaagtatgaatttctctttatatCATATAAAAGTAATTCCTGTTGCTTCTGTTGTTATGTTCGTTgtgatttgacatgagatttgcCTCATCAAATATGTTATGGAGAAACTCATTCAAATCTTTCACGGCAAATTAGAAGTTCTTGCTGttgtatatttctttttcttttttgaaaaattatgGACACATGCCTAGTTTTATTTAAGTTAGGAGTTATTTTTCTCGGCATCTTGCTATATGAAAAAATGATTCTTTTGAGATGAACTGCAGCAAGAAATGACATTATATTAGAAAAAAGTATGAATTAGATTGATTGCCTTATAAAGAGTCAATTTCCTTTTTCTGGGTGCAGAGTGGGTTACAGATTATTATCAGAGTAGGCCAGGGATAAAGGTGTTGCAAGAAAGGATTGATGAGTTTATAACTGATCATGAGGCGAAAAAAGAACAGGTACTCTATATTTCCAGATTATCATGCCATTTGTTGCTGTTAATGATTTTTTCGAAGTATAGGGAGAATGCTCGTATTTTCATGAGCTGTCATATCCATAGTGGAAAAAGTTTTTATGGTATTTATAGCTTTTTTTCATTTAAAAGAAAATGCTGGACTGAGTCTTTAAAGAGTTTTGCACTTATCTTTTGGCCCTTTCTTGCATCAGCCTGTACTGATGAATTTGTTTCTTGTGACCACCTCATAATGACATGTCATAGAAGTTTATTCATATGCCCACAACTAATCATGTTCTTATATTCTAATGGTTGTATATGCTGATTTGCCCACGACTAATTATGTTTTTGTTCCCATTGTCATATTTTTTATTCTGATACATAcaggaaaggaaagaaaaagaagccCGTGCTGCTGAAGGTGGATGGACCGTTGTTGTACACCACAAAGGCAGGAAGAAGACAACGGATTCTGAAACTGGAATTGCAGTTGGTTCTGTTTCTCAGACTGCTGTTATGGATAATAtggc
Proteins encoded in this window:
- the LOC107765719 gene encoding uncharacterized protein LOC107765719 isoform X6, translated to MGAKDLQKELKKKKNKDAESLTINSNLVQNEENFAKVTEEKNRKKKKLTLQNRRSKDEIDECHLSYDKDNADGEKKKSKSSKQKKRKNDTLAESGVVDQSNNVEDGLGQENTLSSEPDKPEKRKSKGKKRKSEKKAGKTEGNDFSKRQKGKSKEPHKIVEKDRPSSIAEDDLSEKTEQAEDEEIYELSSGDEDYSKGVRKWVTDYYQSRPGIKVLQERIDEFITDHEAKKEQERKEKEARAAEGGWTVVVHHKGRKKTTDSETGIAVGSVSQTAVMDNMAKKKKNDVGLDFYRFQKREAKRNEIMVLQSKFEQDKKRIQQLRAARKFRPY
- the LOC107765719 gene encoding uncharacterized protein LOC107765719 isoform X1, with translation MGAKDLQKELKKKKNKDAESLTINSNLVQNEENFAKVTEEKNRKKKKLTLQNRRSKDEIDECHLSYDKEDDLDNADGEKKKSKSSKQKKRKNDTLAESGVVDQSNNVEDGLGQENTLSSEPDKPEKRKSKGKKRKSEKKAGKTEGNDFSKRQKDCLSPLGKSKEPHKIVEKDRPSSIAEDDLSEKTEQAEDEEIYELSSGDEDYSKGVRKWVTDYYQSRPGIKVLQERIDEFITDHEAKKEQERKEKEARAAEGGWTVVVHHKGRKKTTDSETGIAVGSVSQTAVMDNMAKKKKNDVGLDFYRFQKREAKRNEIMVLQSKFEQDKKRIQQLRAARKFRPY
- the LOC107765719 gene encoding uncharacterized protein LOC107765719 isoform X4, producing MGAKDLQKELKKKKNKDAESLTINSNLVQNEENFAKVTEEKNRKKKKLTLQNRRSKDEIDECHLSYDKEDDLDNADGEKKKSKSSKQKKRKNDTLAESGVVDQSNNVEDGLGQENTLSSEPDKPEKRKSKGKKRKSEKKAGKTEGNDFSKRQKGKSKEPHKIVEKDRPSSIAEDDLSEKTEQAEDEEIYELSSGDEDYSKGVRKWVTDYYQSRPGIKVLQERIDEFITDHEAKKEQERKEKEARAAEGGWTVVVHHKGRKKTTDSETGIAVGSVSQTAVMDNMAKKKKNDVGLDFYRFQKREAKRNEIMVLQSKFEQDKKRIQQLRAARKFRPY
- the LOC107765719 gene encoding uncharacterized protein LOC107765719 isoform X2; the encoded protein is MGAKDLQKELKKKKNKDAESLTINSNLVQNEENFAKVTEEKNRKKKKLTLQNRRSKDEIDECHLSYDKDDLDNADGEKKKSKSSKQKKRKNDTLAESGVVDQSNNVEDGLGQENTLSSEPDKPEKRKSKGKKRKSEKKAGKTEGNDFSKRQKDCLSPLGKSKEPHKIVEKDRPSSIAEDDLSEKTEQAEDEEIYELSSGDEDYSKGVRKWVTDYYQSRPGIKVLQERIDEFITDHEAKKEQERKEKEARAAEGGWTVVVHHKGRKKTTDSETGIAVGSVSQTAVMDNMAKKKKNDVGLDFYRFQKREAKRNEIMVLQSKFEQDKKRIQQLRAARKFRPY
- the LOC107765719 gene encoding uncharacterized protein LOC107765719 isoform X3, whose protein sequence is MGAKDLQKELKKKKNKDAESLTINSNLVQNEENFAKVTEEKNRKKKKLTLQNRRSKDEIDECHLSYDKDNADGEKKKSKSSKQKKRKNDTLAESGVVDQSNNVEDGLGQENTLSSEPDKPEKRKSKGKKRKSEKKAGKTEGNDFSKRQKDCLSPLGKSKEPHKIVEKDRPSSIAEDDLSEKTEQAEDEEIYELSSGDEDYSKGVRKWVTDYYQSRPGIKVLQERIDEFITDHEAKKEQERKEKEARAAEGGWTVVVHHKGRKKTTDSETGIAVGSVSQTAVMDNMAKKKKNDVGLDFYRFQKREAKRNEIMVLQSKFEQDKKRIQQLRAARKFRPY
- the LOC107765719 gene encoding uncharacterized protein LOC107765719 isoform X7 codes for the protein MGAKDLQKELKKKKNKDAESLTINSNLVQNEENFAKVTEEKNRKKKKLTLQNRRSKDEIDECHLSYDKDGEKKKSKSSKQKKRKNDTLAESGVVDQSNNVEDGLGQENTLSSEPDKPEKRKSKGKKRKSEKKAGKTEGNDFSKRQKGKSKEPHKIVEKDRPSSIAEDDLSEKTEQAEDEEIYELSSGDEDYSKGVRKWVTDYYQSRPGIKVLQERIDEFITDHEAKKEQERKEKEARAAEGGWTVVVHHKGRKKTTDSETGIAVGSVSQTAVMDNMAKKKKNDVGLDFYRFQKREAKRNEIMVLQSKFEQDKKRIQQLRAARKFRPY
- the LOC107765719 gene encoding uncharacterized protein LOC107765719 isoform X5 — protein: MGAKDLQKELKKKKNKDAESLTINSNLVQNEENFAKVTEEKNRKKKKLTLQNRRSKDEIDECHLSYDKDGEKKKSKSSKQKKRKNDTLAESGVVDQSNNVEDGLGQENTLSSEPDKPEKRKSKGKKRKSEKKAGKTEGNDFSKRQKDCLSPLGKSKEPHKIVEKDRPSSIAEDDLSEKTEQAEDEEIYELSSGDEDYSKGVRKWVTDYYQSRPGIKVLQERIDEFITDHEAKKEQERKEKEARAAEGGWTVVVHHKGRKKTTDSETGIAVGSVSQTAVMDNMAKKKKNDVGLDFYRFQKREAKRNEIMVLQSKFEQDKKRIQQLRAARKFRPY